From the Pseudomonas lalucatii genome, the window GACCTGTTCGAGGATGGCGTCGAGGCTCATGATCTCGCCGCCACTGAACGCATAGGCGGTGTCGCAGTACTGGCAGCGCAGGGGACAGCCGGTGAGGCGTACGAACACGGTCGGCAAGCCGGCGGTGCGCGTCTCCCCCTGCAGCGAGTAGAAAATCTCGGTAATTCGCAGGGTTTCTTGCATATCAGCCACGGGCGTGACGGCTAGACAGGCCATCCGCCTCCGTTGCGGGAAAGGGGGCGCCGATTCTAACGAAAAAACCCGCGCCAGGCGCGGGTTTTCTTGATCGGCGATTCAACTTCTAAGGCAAGCGCTGCAGATCCCGCTGGGCCAGTTGGGCGGCCGAGCTGCCCGGATACTGGACGATGATCTGCTGGAGAATGGCCTTGGCCTTGTCGGTATTGCCCAGGCGCTGCTCGACATCGGCGAGCTTGAACAGGGAGTCCGGCACCTTGGCATGCTGCGGATAGGCCTGACTGACCCGGGCGAAGGCCTGGCCGGCCCCCTGCAAGTCACCCTTGGCCAGGTTGACCTCGCCCAGCCAGTACTGGGCATTGCCGGCATACTGGCTGTTCGGATACTTACGCAGGAAGGCGCCGAAGGCCTGGCTGGCCTTGTCGAAGTCCTTGGTCTTGATCAGGTCGAAGGCAGCGTCATAGAACAGCTTTTCCTTCTCCGGATCGGCCGGGCCGCTGGCGGCAGGCGCCTGGCCAATGGGGGACTGGGGAACGCCGCCGGCACCTGATGCGCCGTCGGACGGGGAATTCTGGGTGGTCGCAGCACCGGCCGCACCACTGCTCAAGCGCCGATCGAGGTCCTGGTAACGCTCCAGGCTCTCCTGCTTCAAGCGCTGAATTTCGTACTGCTGCTCCTCGAGCAGCCCGCGCAGTTGCGCGATTTCCTGCTGCATCTGCTGCAGCTGGGTGAACATCATGCCCTGCGCCGAGGCAGGGGCTTGCGCCCCTCCCCCGACGTAGGCGCCGGACGCGCCGTAACCGGCCGGCGGATAACTGCTGCCGTAGGCAGCATCGTTATCCACCACAGGAACCTCGGCCCAGGCCGCGAGCGGCAGGGCGAGCGCCAAAACGGTTACAGCACGGCGGCAGCTACGCATGGCGAATTACTTGCGCAGTTCGACGCGGCGGTTCTGAGCCCAGGACTGCTCGTCGTTGCCGGTGGCAACAGCACGCTCTTCGCCGTAGGAAACCAGTTCCAGCTGAGCCGGGGAAACGCCCTGCAGCACCATGTAGCGCTGAACGGCCTTGGCACGACGCTCGCCCAGAGCCATGTTGTACTCGCGGGTGCCGCGCTCGTCGGCATGGCCTTCCAGCACGACGCGAGCGCCGTTGCCTTTCAGGTCCTTGGCGTGAACGTCCAGAGCGCGCATGGCTTCCGGCTTCAGGTCGGAGCTGTCGTACTCGAAGTAGAAGGTGGTGATAGCGCGCAGAGCGGCTTCTTCGCTCAGGCTGCCATCTACGGCACCGGTGTTAGCACCGTAGCCCGCGTTCGGGTCTACCGCACCTTCGCCAGCAGCGTCGCCGCCCTTGGAGGAACAACCAACGGCCACGGCGAGAGCCAGGCTCAGAGCAGCAAACTTGCCGAATTTCAGCATTTCCATCATGTAACCCCAATGTGTTAAGCAAAAGTTTAAAGGTACAACAACGCCGCATCAGTTCAGGTAGGGGGACCAGGAAGGCTCTCGAACTTCGCCTTGAGCGGTAGGAAGAGGGAGCCTCACGCGTCCGTTGATGGACGCTAACATCAAGACTCCCCGACC encodes:
- the ybgF gene encoding tol-pal system protein YbgF, which gives rise to MRSCRRAVTVLALALPLAAWAEVPVVDNDAAYGSSYPPAGYGASGAYVGGGAQAPASAQGMMFTQLQQMQQEIAQLRGLLEEQQYEIQRLKQESLERYQDLDRRLSSGAAGAATTQNSPSDGASGAGGVPQSPIGQAPAASGPADPEKEKLFYDAAFDLIKTKDFDKASQAFGAFLRKYPNSQYAGNAQYWLGEVNLAKGDLQGAGQAFARVSQAYPQHAKVPDSLFKLADVEQRLGNTDKAKAILQQIIVQYPGSSAAQLAQRDLQRLP
- the pal gene encoding peptidoglycan-associated lipoprotein Pal, producing MEMLKFGKFAALSLALAVAVGCSSKGGDAAGEGAVDPNAGYGANTGAVDGSLSEEAALRAITTFYFEYDSSDLKPEAMRALDVHAKDLKGNGARVVLEGHADERGTREYNMALGERRAKAVQRYMVLQGVSPAQLELVSYGEERAVATGNDEQSWAQNRRVELRK